A DNA window from Bombus huntii isolate Logan2020A chromosome 10, iyBomHunt1.1, whole genome shotgun sequence contains the following coding sequences:
- the LOC126870738 gene encoding uncharacterized protein LOC126870738, translating into MATISADSSCCLTDSTKSQVCSVKEKPVAILSDSDINKIVERKLLSNNFRVLHWSLDNLGEINGFLGLYYTLSVTVKIDDKSKHFKFFAKTPPPTTSPQYDFLVRSNTFNKEIAVYSEIVPKMGTGKGPKWLPDYYFGKNNVIIVLEDAGQNGYVNLDKYLPFDDEHCILVAKTISVFHSRSLILDEKLRRSTGQTIFDLYGKYLEEVAFIETDSAAQKYLSSCIKGACTIVDMNEKLKDDEATLIKNWITKWVWRLPELLKTSNKFRNVMCHRDLWPNNIMFKKDSSGKTIGCYLIDFQFLRYSPPAIDFVICFLLSTDRATRRRCNESLIDVYCDTMKKELAAEGLDVEDCLSRAQFIESCKDIQGLALAYAVANMQIMLLTRQAVEEYFIGSTDQLEHVVYGDRRSDLVKNQCRIMKSYQPRITEIIEEIREYLAANPDKC; encoded by the coding sequence ATGGCAACGATTAGCGCCGATTCGTCTTGCTGTTTGACCGACTCGACCAAGTCGCAGGTCTGCTCCGTCAAAGAGAAACCAGTCGCTATTCTTTCCGACTCCGACATCAATAAGATCGTCGAGCGAAAACTTCTCTCGAATAACTTTCGCGTTTTGCACTGGAGTTTGGATAACTTAGGGGAGATAAATGGTTTCTTGGGCTTGTACTATACTCTCTCCGTTACGGTGAAAATCGATGACAAATCGAAGCATTTCAAATTCTTTGCGAAGACACCGCCACCGACCACCAGTCCACAGTACGATTTTCTAGTCCGCAGCAATACGTTCAACAAGGAGATCGCTGTCTATAGTGAGATAGTGCCGAAGATGGGCACAGGAAAGGGACCCAAATGGTTGCCCGATTATTATTTTGGCAAGAACAACGTTATAATAGTTTTGGAGGACGCCGGGCAAAACGGATACGTTAACCTGGACAAATATCTGCCGTTCGACGATGAACACTGCATTCTGGTAGCGAAGACGATCTCGGTCTTCCACTCGAGATCCTTGATCCTGGACGAGAAGCTTCGCCGTAGTACCGGTCAAACGATTTTTGACCTTTACGGCAAGTACCTGGAGGAGGTGGCTTTCATCGAGACCGATTCGGCGGCGCAGAAGTATCTCTCCTCGTGCATCAAAGGTGCATGCACTATAGTTGATATGAACGAGAAGTTGAAAGACGATGAGGCGACTCTTATTAAGAATTGGATAACCAAGTGGGTATGGAGGTTACCAGAATTGCTGAAGACGTCAAATAAATTCAGAAACGTGATGTGTCACCGGGATCTATGGCCAAATAATATCATGTTCAAGAAAGACTCTAGCGGTAAGACGATCGGGTGTTACCTGATAGACTTCCAATTCCTGCGATACTCTCCGCCAGCGATCGATTTTGTGATCTGTTTCCTGTTGTCGACCGATCGTGCTACTAGACGTCGATGCAACGAGTCGCTTATCGACGTTTACTGTGACACCATGAAGAAAGAATTGGCCGCGGAGGGTCTCGATGTTGAGGATTGCTTATCTCGCGCGCAATTCATTGAGAGCTGCAAGGACATTCAAGGCCTGGCATTGGCATATGCGGTCGCTAACATGCAAATAATGCTACTAACGCGTCAAGCGgtggaagaatattttataggaTCTACCGATCAACTGGAGCACGTGGTGTACGGTGATCGACGCAGCGATCTCGTTAAAAATCAATGCCGCATTATGAAATCCTATCAGCCGCGTATTACAGAGATAATAGAAGAAATTAGAGAGTATTTGGCAGCTAATCCAGACAAATGCTAG